In the genome of Streptomyces sp. NBC_00433, the window TCAACGACCTGGGTGACACCGCGACCACGGCGCACCTGCTGAAGTACGACACCATTCTTGGGCGCCTCAAGGCCGAGGTCACCCACACCGCGGACTCCATCACCGTCGACGGCAAGACGATCAAGGTGCTGGCCGAGCGCGACCCCGCGGCGATCAACTGGGGCGAGCTGGGCGTCGACATCGTCGTCGAGTCGACCGGCATCTTCACCAAGGCCGCCGACGCGGGCAAGCACATCGCGGGCGGTGCCAAGAAGGTCATCATCTCGGCGCCCGCCACCGACGAGGACATCACCATCGTCATGGGCGTCAACCAGGACGCGTACGACCCGGCGAACCACAACATCATCTCGAACGCCTCGTGCACCACGAACTGTGTGGCGCCGATGGCGAAGGTGCTGCTGGAGAACTTCGGCATCGTCAAGGGCCTGATGACGACGGTCCACGCGTACACCAACGACCAGCGCATCCTGGACTTCCCGCACAAGGACCTGCGCCGTGCCCGCGCCGCCGCGGAGAACATCATCCCGACCACCACGGGTGCCGCCAAGGCGACCGCCCTGGTCATCCCGCAGCTCAAGGGCAAGCTGGACGGCATCGCGATGCGCGTGCCCGTCCCCACCGGCTCGGTCACCGACCTGGTCATCGACCTGGAGCGCGAGGTCACCAAGGACGAGGTCAACGCCGCGTTCCTGAAGGCCGCGCAGGGCCAGCTCAAGGGCATCCTGGAGTACACCGAGGACCCGATCGTGTCCTCCGACATCGTGAACTGGCCGGCCTCCTGCACCTTCGACTCCTCGCTGACCATGGCGCAGGGCAAGACGGTCAAGGTCATCGGCTGGTACGACAACGAGTGGGGCTACTCCAACCGCCTGGTGGACCTCACGGTCTTCGTCGGCAACCAGCTCTGACCGGGCGACCGGCAGGCCGGCCAAGCAGCCGACACCGCACAGCGATGTGAGAGACAGGGTCCGGACCGGGCGCGACGGAGCGCCCGGCCGGACCCTGTCCCCGTGCCAGCCCACTCGTAGCCAGACCGCAGACCGGAGAAACCGCAGAAGATGAAGACGATCGACGACCTCATCGCCCAGGGGCAGGTGACGGGCAAGCGGGTGTTCGTCCGCGCCGACCTGAACGTGCCGCTCGCCGGGCAGACCATCACCGACGACGGCCGGATCCGGGCCGCCGTACCGACCATCACCAAGCTCGCCGCGGCCGGTGCGCGGGTGATCGTCGCCTCGCACCTGGGCCGTCCCAAGGGCGAGCCCGACCCGCAGTTCTCGCTCGCGCCGGTCGCCGCGCGGCTGGGCGAGCTGCTGAGCCGGGACGGCATCAGCACGGCCTTCGCCGCCGACACCGTCGGCGACAGCGCCCGCGCCACCGTGGAGGGCCTGGCGGACGGCCAGGTGGCCCTGCTGGAGAACCTGCGCTTCAACGCAGGCGAGACCGCCAAGGACGACGCCGAGCGCGGCACCTTCGCGGACGAGCTGGCGGCACTGGCCGACACCTACGTCGGCGACGGCTTCGGCGCGGTGCACCGCAAGCACGCCTCGGTCTACGACCTGCCGGCCCGCCTGCCGCACGCGGCGGGCCTGCTGATCGCCACCGAGGTCGGGGTGCTCAGGAAGCTCACCGAGGACGTCACACGGCCGTACGCGGTGGTGCTCGGCGGCTCCAAGGTGTCCGACAAGCTCGGCGTGATCGACCACCTGCTGGAGAAGGCCGACCGGATCCTGGTCGGCGGCGGCATGGTCTTCACCTTCCTCAAGGCCCAGGGCCACGAGGTGGGCAAGAGCCTGCTGCAGGAGGACCAGCTCCCCGTGGTGCGCGAGTACCTGG includes:
- a CDS encoding phosphoglycerate kinase; the encoded protein is MKTIDDLIAQGQVTGKRVFVRADLNVPLAGQTITDDGRIRAAVPTITKLAAAGARVIVASHLGRPKGEPDPQFSLAPVAARLGELLSRDGISTAFAADTVGDSARATVEGLADGQVALLENLRFNAGETAKDDAERGTFADELAALADTYVGDGFGAVHRKHASVYDLPARLPHAAGLLIATEVGVLRKLTEDVTRPYAVVLGGSKVSDKLGVIDHLLEKADRILVGGGMVFTFLKAQGHEVGKSLLQEDQLPVVREYLERAAAKGVEFVLPVDVVGATEFPDLKTKAPSSPVTAAVDAIPADVIGLDIGPESRKLFAAKLADTATVFWNGPMGVFEHPDYAEGTRAVAQALIDSPAFTVVGGGDSAAAVRILGFDEDAFGHISTGGGASLEYLEGKTLPGLAALEK
- the gap gene encoding type I glyceraldehyde-3-phosphate dehydrogenase, giving the protein MTIRVGINGFGRIGRNFFRAALEQGADIEIVAVNDLGDTATTAHLLKYDTILGRLKAEVTHTADSITVDGKTIKVLAERDPAAINWGELGVDIVVESTGIFTKAADAGKHIAGGAKKVIISAPATDEDITIVMGVNQDAYDPANHNIISNASCTTNCVAPMAKVLLENFGIVKGLMTTVHAYTNDQRILDFPHKDLRRARAAAENIIPTTTGAAKATALVIPQLKGKLDGIAMRVPVPTGSVTDLVIDLEREVTKDEVNAAFLKAAQGQLKGILEYTEDPIVSSDIVNWPASCTFDSSLTMAQGKTVKVIGWYDNEWGYSNRLVDLTVFVGNQL